From Chloracidobacterium sp. N, the proteins below share one genomic window:
- a CDS encoding efflux RND transporter permease subunit yields the protein MQWLAEVCIRRPVFTTMLIVAIAVFGLVGYGALGVDRFPNVDFPVVTVVVTNPGAPAVEIERDITEKVESAVNAISGVKEIRSTSVEGISQVNIQFSLNKDFDVAAQEVRDKVNLVIPELPKTIEPPTVQKFETNASPVIRLAVSAPYPLVETTRLARRQIKEQLETLDGVGRVALLGGVQPEVRVTLDPLRLRAYDLTPLDAVAAIERQNRDAPAGTLEQGARETALRAPGKVPDAATLRRLPLAYRQTYPVCLEEVAHVEETTPLPRTITALDGRSAVIVQVSKRAGGNAVALAAAVKARLTEIRASLPPEVTVTEVGDKSIFIEAAVNDVKTHLLEGSLLACLVVLVFLRRLGLTLIAALAIPTSIIGAFGVMATFGYTLDTITLLALTLMVGVVIDDAIIVLENIERFIREKGLPPFEAAVAATREIGLAVLATTLSLLAVFLPTAFMGGIVGRFLAPFGITAAAAVAISMFVSFTLTPMLCARMAVSHRDRPAAAGWTARYYGPLVAWSVRRRGWVALTCLGVAASVVPLFIVIGKDFIPQDDESEFEVTLRAPEGTSLAAMSLLVERIAADLRTLPGVAHTLTTAGSGDPPVASRGYIYVKLRPLAERTASQVELIGQARERLRPYAAQVRTSVQPITPFAGGGYENATIQYVLRGPELEPLALYAERLMEAMRRMPGVVDVNSTLVLGAPELRLVVDRARAADLGVAVEDVATTLNLLVAGVEAGTLAADAGAAADRPRIRLRATDAFRSLPERLGAIAVPTAKGAPVPLSGLVRLVEGTGPVAIERLNRQRYVTVLANVAAGYSLSAATEQIDAAFQALELASGYERVFAGDAKDMAESAYYFAIAFGLTFVLMYVVLAAQFESFIHPVTILLTLPLALPFGLVSLLAVGQNVNLFVGLGVLVLFAVVKKNAILQIDHMNGLRRAGWARDAAIIQANCDRLRPILMTTLAFVAGMFPLALSRGPGASSNRSISVLVIGGQSLCLLLTLLAVPAFYALFDDLAAWLARRRWFRPRRSLGSEPSVKSAAHD from the coding sequence ATGCAGTGGCTGGCTGAAGTCTGTATCCGGCGTCCGGTTTTCACAACCATGCTCATCGTGGCCATTGCCGTCTTTGGGCTGGTTGGCTACGGAGCACTTGGCGTGGACAGATTTCCCAATGTTGATTTTCCGGTTGTCACCGTCGTCGTCACCAATCCCGGCGCACCGGCCGTCGAAATCGAGCGCGACATCACGGAAAAAGTCGAGTCGGCCGTCAATGCCATCAGCGGCGTCAAAGAAATCCGCTCCACTTCAGTTGAAGGCATCTCGCAGGTCAATATCCAGTTTTCACTCAACAAGGACTTCGACGTGGCGGCCCAGGAAGTCCGCGACAAGGTCAACCTTGTCATCCCCGAACTGCCCAAAACCATTGAACCGCCTACGGTTCAGAAATTTGAAACCAATGCCTCGCCGGTCATCCGGCTGGCCGTGTCCGCTCCCTATCCGCTGGTTGAAACGACACGTCTAGCACGACGCCAGATCAAGGAACAACTGGAAACCCTCGATGGCGTCGGGCGGGTGGCGCTGCTCGGTGGGGTGCAGCCCGAAGTGCGTGTCACACTTGATCCGCTGCGTCTGCGCGCTTACGACCTGACGCCACTCGACGCCGTTGCCGCCATCGAACGCCAGAACCGTGACGCCCCGGCCGGGACGCTGGAGCAGGGCGCGCGCGAAACGGCCCTGCGCGCCCCAGGCAAAGTCCCGGATGCGGCCACCCTGCGCCGGTTGCCGCTGGCCTACCGCCAGACCTATCCCGTCTGCCTGGAGGAGGTCGCCCACGTCGAGGAAACCACGCCGCTGCCCCGTACCATCACGGCGCTGGACGGACGTTCGGCCGTCATCGTGCAGGTCTCCAAACGGGCCGGTGGCAATGCTGTGGCGCTGGCTGCCGCCGTCAAGGCCAGGCTGACCGAAATCCGTGCCAGTCTGCCCCCGGAAGTCACCGTGACCGAAGTCGGCGACAAGTCCATCTTCATCGAAGCCGCTGTCAACGATGTCAAAACCCACCTGCTTGAAGGGAGCCTGTTGGCATGTCTTGTGGTGCTGGTGTTTCTCCGGCGCCTGGGGCTGACCCTCATTGCCGCCCTTGCCATCCCAACGTCCATCATTGGCGCGTTTGGCGTCATGGCCACGTTTGGCTACACGCTGGACACCATCACCCTGCTGGCGCTGACGCTCATGGTGGGCGTTGTCATTGACGATGCCATCATCGTGCTCGAAAACATCGAGCGGTTCATCCGCGAAAAAGGCCTGCCGCCGTTTGAAGCCGCAGTCGCGGCGACGCGGGAAATCGGACTGGCCGTGTTGGCCACAACCCTGTCGCTGCTGGCCGTCTTCCTGCCGACGGCCTTTATGGGCGGCATCGTCGGACGCTTCCTCGCGCCGTTTGGCATCACGGCCGCGGCCGCCGTCGCCATTTCCATGTTCGTTTCCTTCACGCTGACGCCCATGCTGTGCGCCCGCATGGCGGTTTCGCACCGGGACCGGCCCGCTGCCGCCGGTTGGACGGCACGCTATTACGGGCCGCTGGTGGCCTGGTCAGTTCGTCGGCGCGGATGGGTGGCCCTGACGTGCCTGGGGGTGGCGGCTTCCGTTGTTCCGCTGTTTATCGTCATCGGCAAGGACTTCATCCCCCAGGATGACGAATCGGAGTTCGAGGTGACGCTCCGCGCCCCGGAAGGAACGTCCCTCGCTGCCATGAGCCTGCTGGTTGAGCGCATCGCGGCCGATCTGCGTACCCTGCCCGGCGTCGCCCACACCCTGACGACCGCCGGAAGCGGCGATCCACCCGTGGCTTCCCGTGGCTACATCTACGTCAAGCTGAGACCTCTGGCGGAACGCACCGCCTCGCAGGTGGAACTCATCGGACAGGCACGCGAACGTCTGCGGCCCTATGCCGCACAGGTGCGTACCAGTGTGCAGCCGATTACGCCCTTTGCCGGCGGGGGCTATGAAAACGCGACGATCCAGTATGTGTTGCGCGGCCCCGAACTGGAGCCGCTGGCGCTGTACGCCGAACGTCTCATGGAAGCCATGCGCCGGATGCCGGGGGTGGTGGATGTCAACTCGACGCTCGTGCTGGGCGCGCCGGAACTGCGCCTGGTTGTTGACCGGGCGCGGGCGGCTGATCTCGGCGTCGCCGTCGAAGACGTGGCCACCACGCTCAACCTGCTGGTGGCCGGGGTGGAAGCCGGTACGCTGGCGGCCGACGCCGGAGCGGCCGCTGACCGGCCGCGCATCCGGCTGCGCGCAACGGATGCCTTTCGCAGCCTGCCGGAACGTCTGGGGGCAATTGCCGTGCCGACGGCCAAGGGTGCGCCCGTGCCACTGTCCGGCCTGGTGCGCCTTGTCGAAGGGACGGGGCCGGTGGCCATCGAGCGCCTCAACCGCCAGCGCTATGTCACCGTTCTGGCGAATGTCGCCGCGGGGTATTCACTTTCGGCGGCCACCGAACAGATTGATGCCGCCTTCCAGGCGTTGGAACTTGCCTCCGGCTACGAGCGGGTCTTTGCCGGGGATGCCAAAGACATGGCGGAATCCGCCTACTACTTTGCCATCGCTTTCGGGCTGACTTTCGTCCTGATGTATGTCGTTCTGGCCGCCCAGTTCGAGTCGTTCATCCATCCCGTGACCATTCTGCTGACGCTCCCGCTGGCGCTCCCGTTTGGCCTCGTCTCCCTGCTGGCTGTTGGGCAGAACGTCAATCTCTTTGTCGGGCTGGGGGTCCTCGTGCTGTTTGCCGTCGTCAAAAAGAACGCCATCCTGCAGATTGACCACATGAACGGCCTGCGGCGGGCCGGCTGGGCGCGCGATGCGGCCATCATTCAGGCGAACTGTGACCGGCTGCGCCCCATCCTGATGACCACGCTGGCCTTTGTCGCCGGCATGTTCCCGCTGGCGCTTTCACGTGGGCCCGGCGCAAGCAGCAACCGTTCGATTTCCGTTCTCGTCATTGGCGGCCAATCGCTGTGTCTGCTGCTGACGCTGCTGGCCGTGCCGGCCTTCTATGCCCTGTTTGACGATCTGGCGGCCTGGCTCGCCCGCCGCCGCTGGTTCCGGCCACGCCGAAGCCTGGGCAGTGAGCCGTCCGTGAAATCGGCTGCCCACGACTGA
- a CDS encoding LIC_10190 family membrane protein, whose protein sequence is MIICFLTWIFLSLIGSLIFISFFSFLIEKKDISYMLVNYFFIAIFAGSLILANFLLIISFITPLRLNCLLGIILIFIIRIFCIFDTEYLRETLKIFLVKIHILAISSVITFFFINIPYESTVDMLIYHIQLSRYLHDYGLVKGLALISAQLGHQSIWFALPAPLEDILNVYSSLIVGAFSYFLSICQLLQSLYNIKEGKKEEVFLASYLLFCLTSLSIMVQPTSVEMAISFLLGTSIFFCIKTITKPHSYNEYKENKSYLTFFWITLVLSSSSLGLKLTSIPIFLIGVFLFIHNLKFSKIQNFANQSIKFSMLFIFFFLPKTFALILASGCPFYPSSFLHVKVPWFVGEEFSRTLVRHISAYAKFGTLDYPEHVSNWFSLWSSRYEGKSVVFFMYFFIFLLPCTLFFLRYKILEHYKLHIAAKLPLLLGIIYTFSLAPSARFILPYIIGIAALHVFFISLENINISLFAMILSLSAAESLYSGIKSTAANFVLLFLVAVYYFINGKYLTTLLKFVSLKNFLLNSSYYITLSLYSFTENPLILPDKSSLVRNFKKIEINSINFFCPTSHPTCGYSPLPCYQGKLWFEMPLEEVELIDKEKGIAGGFKRKNYSPE, encoded by the coding sequence ATGATTATCTGCTTTCTGACTTGGATTTTTTTATCTTTGATTGGTTCATTAATCTTTATATCTTTTTTTTCATTCCTCATTGAAAAAAAAGATATATCATATATGCTTGTCAATTATTTTTTTATAGCTATATTTGCGGGGTCTTTAATTCTAGCCAACTTTTTGCTTATAATTTCTTTCATAACCCCTCTAAGATTAAATTGCCTTTTGGGAATTATACTGATTTTTATCATAAGAATATTCTGTATTTTTGATACAGAATACTTGAGAGAGACACTAAAAATCTTTCTCGTCAAAATTCACATTTTGGCAATTTCTTCTGTAATTACATTTTTCTTTATAAATATACCTTACGAAAGCACTGTTGATATGCTTATCTATCACATCCAACTCTCGAGATATTTACATGACTATGGTTTAGTGAAGGGTCTTGCATTAATTTCAGCACAACTTGGACATCAATCAATATGGTTTGCCCTGCCAGCCCCACTTGAAGATATTCTCAACGTTTATTCAAGTTTGATAGTTGGTGCTTTTTCTTACTTCCTATCAATCTGTCAACTTCTACAAAGTCTTTATAACATTAAGGAAGGAAAGAAAGAGGAAGTTTTCTTAGCTTCATACCTTCTCTTTTGTCTAACATCACTAAGTATCATGGTACAACCAACTTCAGTTGAAATGGCAATTAGCTTTTTACTTGGAACATCCATTTTCTTCTGCATAAAAACAATTACAAAGCCACATAGCTACAATGAATACAAAGAAAATAAAAGCTATCTTACTTTTTTTTGGATAACATTAGTACTATCGTCAAGTTCCCTTGGACTAAAATTAACTTCAATTCCCATTTTTCTAATTGGTGTATTTTTATTCATACATAATCTTAAGTTTTCTAAGATTCAAAATTTTGCCAATCAATCTATCAAATTTTCTATGCTTTTTATATTCTTTTTCTTGCCCAAAACTTTTGCACTAATCTTAGCTTCTGGTTGTCCTTTTTATCCATCAAGTTTTCTTCATGTCAAAGTACCTTGGTTTGTAGGAGAAGAATTTTCAAGAACACTTGTAAGACATATCTCTGCCTATGCCAAATTTGGCACACTTGATTACCCGGAGCATGTGTCTAACTGGTTTTCTCTGTGGTCCAGCAGGTATGAGGGGAAATCAGTTGTATTTTTTATGTATTTCTTTATCTTTTTGCTACCGTGTACTTTGTTTTTTCTGAGATATAAAATTTTAGAGCATTATAAATTACACATAGCTGCTAAACTCCCCCTGCTTTTGGGTATAATATATACATTTTCACTAGCTCCAAGTGCCAGGTTCATTCTGCCATATATAATTGGAATAGCTGCACTGCATGTTTTTTTTATTTCTCTTGAGAATATAAATATTTCCTTATTTGCTATGATACTTTCATTATCTGCTGCAGAGTCCCTCTACAGCGGAATAAAAAGTACAGCAGCTAATTTTGTATTATTATTCCTTGTAGCAGTTTACTATTTTATAAATGGCAAATATCTAACCACCCTTCTAAAATTTGTGTCTCTGAAAAACTTCCTACTAAACTCTTCATACTACATAACACTTAGTCTATATTCATTCACAGAGAATCCACTTATTCTGCCTGACAAATCATCTTTGGTAAGAAACTTTAAGAAGATCGAAATCAACTCAATTAACTTCTTCTGTCCAACAAGTCACCCTACTTGTGGCTACTCACCACTACCCTGCTACCAAGGAAAACTTTGGTTTGAGATGCCACTTGAAGAAGTTGAATTGATTGATAAAGAAAAAGGTATTGCCGGTGGCTTCAAAAGAAAAAACTACAGCCCGGAGTAG